The following are from one region of the Spodoptera frugiperda isolate SF20-4 chromosome 20, AGI-APGP_CSIRO_Sfru_2.0, whole genome shotgun sequence genome:
- the LOC118282098 gene encoding proton-coupled folate transporter-like: MNGITAAAEKPATGVEVPLKDEPKAKRTGVKEKLMQIRSNITVEPIIACYIMSNVFSGLAVQNLNLEKACRVNLGYSDEVCSALNRRQTENYTLEESEVQKLTASVQAWKNIVQTAFPCILVLFVGSWSDKTGKRKACILLPIVGEVLCCTSFILNTYFFYELPLEITALSDLFPSLTGGWITVCVGVFSYIGDVTTKEMRTFRVGVANLCMSLGIPIGMSLSGILLQQIGYYGIFLISNCLYLTSLIYGYIRLKDPIISSDRQREQPVGCKAWVCSFFDARHVRETLTVAFRTGPRRRRLRVSLLIVVVCVIFGPLHGEMNVLYLFMRYRFNWDEVQFSMFCTYSIITNLVGTLFSISIFSDFMKLDDTVVGIISCTSKILASFIFAFATTTTEIYIAPLVEIFNGTSFIAMRSIASKLVNSEELGKVNSLFGLAEAMMPLVYGPLYSRVYMATLTVLPGAVFLLGAAMTVPAVAIFGWMYFEQREDNKQVEEMENVNKDV; encoded by the exons ATGAATGGGATAACCGCAGCGGCTGAGAAGCCGGCGACTGGCGTCGAGGTACCGCTGAAGGATGAACCCAAAGCCAAGAGAACGGGAGTTAAGGAGAAACTCATGCAGATTCGGTCGAATATAACCGTCGAACCTATCATAGCTTGTTATATCATGTCCAACGTATTCTCAGGACTTGCAGTgcagaatttgaatttggaaaaaGCGTGTAGGGTTAATTTAGGGTACTCTGACGAAGTGTGTTCCGCGCTCAATAGGCGACAAACAGAGAACTATACATTAGAGGAATCTGAAGTCCAGAAGTTGACCGCGTCAGTGCAAGCGTGGAAAAATATCGTCCAAACTGCGTTCCCTTGTATTTTAGTGTTGTTTGTCGGTTCGTGGAGCGACAAGACGGGGAAGCGGAAGGCATGCATACTGTTGCCTATCGTAGGGGAAGTGTTGTGTTGCACGAGTTTCATTCTAAACACATATTTCTTCTACGAATTACCTCTGGAAATAACGGCCCTCTCTGATCTGTTTCCGTCACTAACCGGAGGATGGATAACAGTGTGCGTCGGTGTATTCAGCTACATTGGTGATGTAACCACAAAAGAAATGAGAACATTCAGAGTAGGAGTGGCCAATTTGTGCATGTCCCTCGGTATACCTATAGGCATGTCCCTGAGTGGCATTCTGCTGCAACAGATCGGTTACTACGGCATATTTTTAATATCGAACTGTCTGTATCTGACGAGTTTGATATATGGATACATACGATTGAAGGATCCGATCATATCATCAGACAGACAAAGA GAACAACCTGTGGGATGCAAAGCATGGGTGTGTTCGTTCTTCGACGCCCGTCACGTCCGGGAGACATTGACTGTCGCCTTCAGGACAGGTCCCCGACGAAGGAGACTCAGGGTCTCTCTGCTGATTGTCGTGGTCTGCGTTATTTTTGGACCGTTGCATG GTGAAATGAACGTGCTGTACCTGTTCATGAGGTACAGATTCAACTGGGACGAAGTGCAGTTCAGCATGTTCTGTACCTACAGCATCATCACCAACTTAGTGG GTACACTATTCTCCATCAGCATCTTCAGTGACTTCATGAAGTTGGATGACACCGTGGTCGGCATCATTTCGTGCACCAGCAAGATCCTCGCCTCTTTCATATTCGCCTTCGCTACCACCACCACCGAGATTTATATTG CGCCTTTAGTAGAAATCTTCAACGGGACATCGTTCATTGCGATGCGCTCCATCGCCTCAAAACTTGTGAACAGTGAGGAATTAG GTAAAGTGAACTCTCTCTTCGGTCTGGCTGAGGCGATGATGCCGTTGGTCTACGGTCCTCTCTACTCCAGAGTATACATGGCGACCCTGACGGTGTTACCAGGCGCTGTGTTCCTGCTCGGAGCGGCTATGACTGTACCTGCTGTGGCTATTTTCGG